The sequence AAGGAGGAAATTATCGATTTGGTCCTCCATATTTTGCCCCTACAAAAGTCTGATCTAGTTGTCGTCAAATTTTATGCTAGAATCTTCATATGTGGCTTCTGAATTTAtcacctgcacacaaaaagaaggtaAATGGTTTTGTTGATAGGGTTTTCTTAGGTCAAACCATAAGTTTGTAACTAAGCATTGAATTGAACTTGAAATACTGAAGTAAAGGTTGAATGATATACCTCATATGTACTACAACTAATAATGGATGATGGTACAATTCTCTTTGAATGAAGACTGGTGTAGATTTTCTACTCCATGTTGTCGaaatgcttgaagaatatggttGGATGAAATACTGCCTTGAATTCTTAAAGAAGCTTGACATTGCTTGATGTGGAGGCATATATATGATGGGTATATATGAAGTTATGAAAATGAACTAAaaggatgctcttatatagggttcccaaggtaattAACTggttaggccaacctccaatagtcAAAATGAGACACTGAGAATAAAAATCACTAGGAAGGGGAAGTGCATAAACACATTTAAATTAGGTTGTGTTTAAGGAGGACTAGGATGCCCTAGGAACCATGGTCTTGGACCAAGATACCCTAGGCACCATGGTCCACCAAAAATAAGGCAAACAAGTGGAAAAATAGAGTGCACAACTTGAGGTATAGGTTATGTACTTTGTGCAAAAAGATAACATCAATATTGAGGTAAAAAGGGTCAAAAATAAACTTGGGGGGGAGCTAAgatgggacacactaaagtaggggcacaaaagaTGGTATAAATTATGTAGGGTTacaatatatgatgatacatctatcccccactttagcaagagtatgggCCTATGTgcatactcacagtaaagtagtGGAATTAGAAAGGGATTTCACTTCTCTACTAGTGGAGTTACTTCTAGGCTCTCCTCTTGTGAATATCATGCCTAGCGGCTTAGTTAAATATATTATAGCTAATGTTCTTATTGATGTTATAAATATTTCTATTATGCCCTTTGTAAACAATAACTTGTATTACAGTAATGCCTATCTTGTGACAAATTCAATTTTCCTTTGCAAAATTCCTTAGTGTGTTGAAATTAGTTTAGTTGTCGAAGCCTTTGATTTGGATAACTTCCCTTTtggtaatttttttaaatataaatcattttcatagcatgcAATTAGATTCCCCTCAAgctttttattttcattgaaattaaaaaaatgctAGATGAGTTCATGTGGTATAATTTTGATGCTTATTTTGATCACTACTTTTTTGCAACTATATTTGATTTAACATTTTTCTCCTTTGAGATATTCCTTAtcttttcttttgataaatttattATAAAAAGATTCAGGAAACTTGAAAAATCCTTGTTACCTTATCCAAAACAAAACATTCTTGAAATACAAATGAACTAAAAATTGTCAACCCTTGTTAATCTTTGATATGTAGGTATTCCTATGTCATCTCCTTCATCCTTGTACCATCTCCCCTTTAAGAAACATCTCTATAGATCTTTGATATCATATCTTGTTACTCCTCTAAAATTCCATTCAAACGTCATTATTTTTATGAATCTATAGGATAGTATGAAATTCCTTTGAAAAGGCAATTCTTGTTATGTTCTCTACCTCTCACGGTGTATTTAAACATGTCCTTTTATGACAACCCATCTAATTATTACTTTAGATATGAGATAATTAAAAAATgaagattattttatttttttgatcagtAAAGGCAGAGCCAGCATTATATTGATTATGCAAAAAATTAACAGAGCTAACATAGCTAGTAGGTAGTAGGTTTTTAAATAAGATTTATACAGATCATGGAAGACATATATGTCCTTCCGATATTAGCATGAAGTCTTAAAACTTTAACTTGAAAGAGTATAAGTCTGAATGGAAGATGCTTTACTACCCTAAAACCAAAAATATACTTGATAAGTCAAAATTTATCACTCAAGTCTCAAACAAAAACTTATACAAAACTCAAAGAAACCTAGCTTGCAATTTCCTTGTTGGATTTAGATTGCAGGTTCGTATTCCTCCACTCCCACGACCTCTATATGAAGGGTAGCCCCTACCACGGCCATGCCTAGACCCACAACGACCCCTACCTGCCTGCTCCGCTTGAGGGTTATCTTCTTCTGCGTTCATGGGCAATATGTCattaagtctggaaaattgaattAGGTCACCCTCTCTACCCTGGCCTTCTGGATTTTCTCCCAGAAACTGCCATTTAAGGTACCCAAGGCCAACTCCCACAAATAATTTGTGCCTATCCAAGTCCTTCTCTTTCGGGTCAAGTAGGAAAGCATAGTAGTTAATTAATTCACCATGAGAATTGAATAGGATTATGTCACCTGGCCGAGGGGCCCTAGAATCATGAATTGctttatttaaaattttctagaGCTCTTGGGTGACCCCCTCTAGGAAAATATTGTTCGTGAGGGTCCAGACGACCTACTTAGCAAGTTTTAAATCTAGCAAAGAAGCAACAAACCTAGAGGAGATGCTAGTATTGTCTCGTGGATACTCATCTCTGTTCAGATGCCCACTACCCAAGATCATCTTGACTGCCAAAATGAGATGGAAGTCCGAGAAGAGAAGAAGGTGCTTAAGCCTCAAGTCTGTTATTTTTTGGAATGAGACTTGGCACGTAGATGCCAAAAGAGAAATTGGAGTGTCTGCTCCAAAATAGGAGGTGTGTCTGGGGTAAACACATTATGAATCCGAACGGGGGCTCTATCGACATGACTGGAAGTGCAACTATCAGCAAAGGAGGAGTTAAAAACTAGAGTTGTGGGATTAATTGGCAAGGATTGAAATCAACTTATAGAAGGCAATGCGAAGAAATAGGCTGGCACTCTTTTTCACACTAATTGATGAGGGATAGATTTGCATTAAATTTTCCAACTAAGGTGGTGAGGGATGTTTGTCCTTGACATGCCAAAATTCCTGTTTAGGCCACGCAAACCATAAATAGATTTGACTATTTTCTAGTTGGGTCTCAATAGTTGATTCAAGGGACTTAGCTCATAGCCACGGTTTAGGTGACATCACTAAATATGGGCCCACTTTACCCGAAATAGGTAAGATTAAAATTTTAACTGAGATAGCCATTTCATTTGTCCaccaaggttaattttaaaatTGCCCTGTTGATCAATTCTTTAGCTAGCTTTCACATATTTTCAAAGGTGGCTCTTACATCTAAGCTTAATATCCCTTGAGGTCCTTACTTGTCAAATGAGATGGTTTGATGAGACAATTGGCCAAATTCCCTGATCCCACCTATAGATGTAGGTTCCTAGAGCAGCTTTTTTCAAGAGAGCATCTTCCTCTGAGTTTGCTTCTCTATAGATGTGCTTTGCTTCATAGCTTTCTATTCTATCGAGGCTTACAATTATGTTGTCTAGGATTCCTTGCAATCTCCAGTTTGTAGTTTTTTTCCTCTTAATTGCATTTATTGCTATCTCTGAATCGCGCTCCACTAGAATGTTATTTAGACCATGCTTTATGCACTCTATCAATCCAAATTGCAATGCTTTGaattctgctatgttattt is a genomic window of Cryptomeria japonica chromosome 7, Sugi_1.0, whole genome shotgun sequence containing:
- the LOC131856497 gene encoding uncharacterized protein LOC131856497 — protein: MRKAATWSPPNPGWIKLNFDGASRGNLSPSGIGYVIKDHIGAIPGKMAKPIPLDTNNIAEFKALQFGLIECIKHGLNNILVERDSEIAINAIKRKKTTNWRLQGILDNIIVSLDRIESYEAKHIYREANSEEDALLKKAALGTYIYRWDQGIWPIVSSNHLI